Below is a genomic region from Ancylomarina subtilis.
GAAAATCTTCCCGATTGCCAAAAGAACACCAGCCAATGGGTTCATCATCATTGTAAACTATAATTCCAGGCACCTGACCTGACTCAACCATTTTCTTCATTGCAAGACGATTTCCGTCCCCTTTACCAGCTTCAAATTCCTCTGCTTGCAGGCGCCAATACATACACCAACACCCTTCACAAGTGCCTCTTTCTGCAAACAGATATTCAAAATCACTGAAGTTGGAAGTATTCACCGGTTGAAAACTGAGCTGATTCTTTTGATTAGGTTCATCCATAATTCTTTTTTTTGTTTTCAATATACAAAAAAAAGAAACTGATTTTACCTAAGAATGATTCAATTTAGGGCGAATTCGTTGGCGATAAATCTGACTTTTTGAATACTTGTCGTGAAATTTCGAACGCATCAGAATTCGTTCCTCTTGTGGCAAGGCAATAATGTCTTTACACTCATCGGTACAACAGCCATGATAGTGTTCGCGACAAGACTCACACTGGATAAAAAGCAAGTGACAATCATCGTTGGCACAATTGGTATGGGTGTCACAAGCTGCACCGCATTGGTGACATTTGCTTATAACTTGTCCATCAATACTTTCTCCCAAACGTTCATCAAACACAAAATTTTTACCGATAAATTTCGATTTAACCCCCATGCGTTTGATTTGACGCGCATATTCAATAATCCCTCCATGTAGCTGATTTACATCATTAAACCCATGATGTTTGAGATATGCACTTGCCTTTTCACATCGCACGCCCCCTGTGCAATAAAGCAAAACCTTATTATCCTTCTTATCTGAAAAGTCATCAACAACCTGTTGGATTTCTTCCCGAAAGGTATCTACATCGGGACATATCGCATTTTCAAATTTTCCGACTTCGCTTTCGTAATGATTTCTCATATCTATCACAACGGCATTGGGATCGTCCA
It encodes:
- a CDS encoding rhodanese-related sulfurtransferase; translation: MQLHNKLSKDEALKKLHAESFKRTTLSFYRYVILEDPQAFRDALFLEWDKLDCLGRIYIAREGINAQMSVPEHHLDAFIAALNARVELKDMPIKWAVEDDGKSFFKLIIKVRPKIVADGLDDGSFDVTNVGKHLSPMEFHESLDDPNAVVIDMRNHYESEVGKFENAICPDVDTFREEIQQVVDDFSDKKDNKVLLYCTGGVRCEKASAYLKHHGFNDVNQLHGGIIEYARQIKRMGVKSKFIGKNFVFDERLGESIDGQVISKCHQCGAACDTHTNCANDDCHLLFIQCESCREHYHGCCTDECKDIIALPQEERILMRSKFHDKYSKSQIYRQRIRPKLNHS